A genomic region of Bdellovibrionota bacterium contains the following coding sequences:
- the meaB gene encoding methylmalonyl Co-A mutase-associated GTPase MeaB: MKDLIESMKQGDRRALSRLLSYVEDRDERAFELLQKIWPQTGRAFVVGITGSAGAGKSTLIDQLISTLRGNKKKVGVVAIDPSSPFSGGAVLGDRIRMQRHASDSDVFIRSVSSRGRSGGISFSTRAVVQVLDAFGVDVILVETVGAGQSEIDIVDIVDTVVVVLGPESGDSVQTLKAGILEIADVFVVNKKDLDGAVRVVSDIGSMLSLKPNADGWTPPIVLTEGRSGEGVDAVWRAIESHRAELRKKGMASGERLRRHLHELAEIIEAKLAVDVMMYCQKDEKLKAELTKETRPNLYAVAERVLSESGRLGPRRK; encoded by the coding sequence TTGAAAGATTTGATCGAGAGCATGAAGCAGGGGGACCGTCGCGCCCTCTCGCGCCTTCTGAGCTATGTGGAGGATCGCGACGAACGCGCGTTTGAACTCCTTCAAAAGATCTGGCCGCAAACGGGCCGAGCTTTCGTCGTCGGGATTACCGGCTCCGCCGGCGCCGGCAAGAGCACGCTGATCGATCAGTTGATCTCGACGCTGCGCGGGAACAAAAAGAAAGTGGGAGTCGTGGCGATCGATCCGAGCAGCCCGTTTTCGGGCGGAGCGGTTTTGGGCGATCGCATTCGCATGCAGCGCCACGCGAGCGACTCCGACGTCTTTATTCGGAGCGTCAGCAGCCGGGGGCGAAGCGGAGGCATTTCTTTTTCAACGCGCGCCGTGGTGCAGGTGTTGGATGCGTTCGGCGTGGACGTCATTTTGGTCGAGACGGTGGGGGCGGGACAGAGTGAAATCGACATTGTCGATATCGTCGATACGGTCGTCGTTGTCCTCGGTCCGGAATCCGGCGACTCGGTTCAAACGCTCAAGGCCGGTATTTTGGAAATCGCCGACGTCTTCGTCGTGAACAAGAAGGATCTCGACGGTGCCGTGCGGGTCGTCTCGGACATCGGATCGATGCTTTCGCTCAAGCCGAACGCGGACGGGTGGACGCCTCCGATCGTTTTGACCGAGGGGCGTTCCGGGGAAGGTGTGGATGCGGTATGGCGCGCCATTGAAAGCCATCGGGCCGAACTCCGGAAAAAAGGAATGGCCTCCGGTGAGCGGCTCCGCCGGCATTTGCACGAGCTGGCGGAAATCATCGAAGCGAAACTGGCGGTCGACGTGATGATGTATTGTCAGAAAGACGAGAAACTAAAAGCGGAACTTACTAAAGAAACCCGCCCGAATCTTTATGCCGTGGCCGAGCGGGTCTTGTCCGAGTCAGGCCGGCTGGGTCCGCGCCGAAAATAA